GCAATTAGGCATGGAGGGCTCAGGAACTTGGAGACTAAATTATACACTTACCCTTACATTGTTCAGGATGTTTGACAGTATCAAGTCATAGTGGACAGGTAATTTGAGGGACTATGGGCAGCACCCATTTCTACCATACTCATTTTCTCAATAATTACAATATTTCTATCCCTGGAACTGTCAAAATAACTCACataaaagtgtaaaaaaaaagttataaaaataaattcctctCGGTGAAGCAGTTTAAAACATTCTCAAGCATCTTAATAAATTAACTATAGACATCTATGACAacactgattttaaataaaagacttTGTGCTCTGAAGAAAGGGGGCACTAGGATCTTTTAATGGTTTCCAAAAGCACTCCCCTAGCATGCTGATGAATGCCTCTTAATTACCATCTATTTaggtttaatttaattttcacctTTCCCAGTCATTAGGCTTACATTTCTGGTAAAGTAAGCTTTGAGGTGGTATGTTTATATCCTACTTTTTGTGTTGGTTGGTTTCTCTGACgattcaaagggaaaaaagaaaccgattcagaaaaaaaagtatttccagaCCTTACGGCTGCCTGTACTGGTGTGAAGTACAGAATTTCTATAAAATGCTGGCAATACCTTGAAAAGTGAAGTGAAGAATTAACTTACACATCTTCTAAGGAATAGCCAGCTACCTAGGTCTGGAAGCACGCTGTGCTATAGTTAACCTGCAGTCCAGAGGACAGGGAGTGCctggaaaaagtagaaaaaaagccccattaCTAAGCTAGGCAGTAAAAAGGCTAGATTAACCTTGTTTACCTGCTGTAGTGCTATTCCATGTCATTGCCTTGGAATCAAGATAGCCactttttccctgctttcctctctATCCATTATAcatatgtttgttttctgaaattcaAGAGGCAtgatattttggggttttgggtatgttctttttttgctcCCCTCTATTCTTGTGAGATGACAGAGAAGAATTGTGCATTGCTGTCTACGCCAGACCTATCTAACCTTGAAAAGAGGAGCGGCAGGCTCAGGAATCTCCACATCACTGTTGTTACAGAGCAGCCTAGGAAGGAATGACAAGCTATTGTTTTGCTGCGGTGTCAGTGGCATCGTGACACAGGAAGAACTTAAGAGCAAAGTGCAGTCATGTTGCAGAGATCATGTACTCTGTCCTCGGCAGAGGAAGCTGGTAGTTATTCTGTGCTATAATTAGCCCCTGCCAATGAAGGCACATTGCGTCACACGACTTAGTCTTGTGGCATTCTCACCTTTGCCTTccaaaatgaaggaaacaaCTTTCAGTGACAGCTATTATGCCAAGGGATTAAAGTACTAAGGGAACAAATATACCTTTACTTGCCTGGTCAAGGATATACTGTCTTCACTGACAGCAAAGATCAATGCAGTTTAAAAGGGAATGGTGGGTGGTCCTCTGCTGAGAATATATTGACATATAAATAGATTCTTTCCCCTGGAATTCCCATCATAAGAGAGCAGCTTTTTGATAGTGGTTTTACTTCACGTATTTTCATTTAGCATGTGTACTTCCTAGATTATGTCAGCTTTGTCCTCCGTAGGTCCTTTATTGTAGGGGAGGATGTATCTGTTTTCCATCACTGCGGCTTCCTCCCAGGGGACAATCTGGTGATTTTGCAGCCTGCTTTATTGCAAAAAACCAGGCAGAACCTGACACAAATCAATAATGTATCTGGTCTTCTATGAACACATTAGTGACTCCTAAGGATATTTGTTCTGATTGGCGTGAAACTGTTGTGAACTAGCAACTCCCTGGAAGCCAATTAAGTTCCAAATCTGTGCAAGTCTGTATGTGACCAGCGATCAGATCAGTCTGGATCCTCATCAGCAGTACATATtggagagatttaggttagttataaggaagaagttctttaccgtgagagtggtgaggcactggaactggCTGCCCGAGGATGCTGTGAATGCCCcattgctggcagtgttcaaggccaggttgacACGGCCTTGATAcctagtgggaggtgtccctgcccatggcagggggctcggaactggatgatcttaaggtcctttccaactcagaccattctatgattctaaaagaCTGGATGATTCATGTAATGGatcaaaatttaaaattcactGCAATATTACATTTACTGTGTGCTTTCTTGTGCAACGTTGGTGTTACTTGACTGATGTTACTTACAATAGCCTCATGTCATACAACTTGTTACTTTCTATGCTTTAAATAAAGGCAGTTGAAATCAGTAACTGAGTGTGACCAAGTGAATATTCATAGTTTGTGCTATTTCTGCAAATATAGTACCTGTAGAAACCACTACTGTGGACCAGTGCTAACCATTGCATCAAAAGACAGTTCCAGCCTGTAAAAAACATACAGTGTAAGTGAAAAGTAACTGAATTTTATCTGGGGATATCTAGGAATTTAGCACTGAATATACGTGCTTGAGTTGGGAAGTTCCTCAACTTTCTTTCATACCCAACTCACAGGTAACATTTCCCACTCCCTGGCAGCAGTagtcagaaaagaaattaaaacctatTGGTTTAATTTAAAGTTAAACCTATTGCTGAGAGATCAAAGTATGgtatttttcttgaataaataaaacctgtgtCTACTGCTCTGTTCTCTCATGCACGAAGTTGCCATGCCAGAACCTGATCCAATTCTTAGAAATCTTGCTATTTTGCTTTACATCCCTGTTTTCACTCTTTTCCACAAATTAATTTACTACAATCTGTGACAATAAATAGCATTCTAAGACACAGGGAATTCAACAGTTATACATGCTATTAGTAGGATCCTGCAGTTACTTAAGCAATTACCATAGCACCTGCTTTCAAAATATAACAGTTACATTGTAAAATTCCTGGATGTTCATTAGATTAGAAGGTAATAGCATGGAgtcatagagtggtttgggtaggaagggaccttaaagatcatctagttccaacactCAAACTTCATATTACAAaattagtagtagttttgtaatATGAAAACGATGCTATCACAAAATGACCCTATTGATTCTGTTATAAGTGTGATTTGTTTCCTTAActaatttttctcttgaataCTTTGCCCACCACAGAGCACTAGGTATTTTCAATAAACACCAGCAGAAGTCACGTAAGGTGCCAGGTCTCAGAGTTATGTGAAAGCATGACAATCTCCACTTTCTCCCAAAGGCAGTTAAGTCtctgaatgtaaaaataagaaCTGAAACCTTAACCTTCATGCAATGCAATTGCAACTTGCTTAACCATAAAATAGAGGAAAGTAACCTTATATATACAGTCTTAAGGTTTATGTTTTTAAGCCAGTCTCCTTATCTTtgagattaaattattttacagttgGATGTTAAAAGTGCTGCATAACTAACTGATGGAGCCATTGCATGAAATTAATCACAGTTCCTACAGCCCTTCTGGGGTGCAAtgattttgcttgcttttgggGAAGTGGAAGAGAGAGATATTTTTGCATACAGCAGGGACATCAGCTAATCAAACCCCATTGTGAAATGAATCAAATACAAAGGGAGAGAGCTAGCTTCCTCCTAGACAGAAGCTTGTGTTTGCTGATTACACAGGCCAGCCCTCTGGTGACAGGATAGTTTTTAGTTGACAACAGTACTTTTTGCCTGCTGTAGAGATTATTCCAGGCACTCAGCATGGAAAATGGCAGTGCCAATTCcaagaaaatggttttaacAATATGAGATGTCCTGTTGATAGAAAAGCTCATTACCATGAAAGAGTGGTGAGCAAATTACTGTGCTATTTAGGCTTGTTCTAGAGATGGAAGGACTGTGCATCTGCTACCTCAGAACCTTTCATCTTTTATCCATACTGGCTGTACTCGgtagaataaaataaagtataatttataaatgttcttttcctttgcaaaatcTTAGTGTTCCAGACAGAGCAATATTACctcattttaaagctgaattaaaGGCATGGGGAAATCAGGCAATTTTGAAGGGTaacaagaggaggaaaacaaccACCTTCTTTTCACCTCTGCTTAGTCTGCTGGACCAGGACCAGCCATTCTACTGCAAGCTGGACCAGTTCAGATGTGTTGTAGTGACATGAATTTATTCTGCCAAGCATGATCTGCATCTGCACCACAAGCTTTTCTACCATTCTTGTCAAAGCATGTGTAGCAGTAAGTTAATTGGGCTGGTTCTGTTTTGGGCTGTGCTTTGGGAATTCCATGCAAAAGACCCAGGCTAGCACTATGTAGATCTGTAGGTCTCTGCATGTGGACTCCATGCTCCATCTCATCTGGAGCATTTCTTGCTAGAGGAAAAATCCCAGTGATAGAGGATACTTACTGCTGAAAGTAATAATCTTATTTCAGTATCGGTGACCTAGGTTTTGTTCAAGTATTGATGCTTGGGCTTTTTgtgctgttattattattacagtgGCTTCTATATATCCTACACGATACCAGAGTTTCAGTTGCCAACTGAACCAGTTGCCAACTGAACAGTTGCTAGCATGAAACAAAGGCAATCTCTAGTTTTTAACAGTTCACAAACTGAATCTAAATGTGCAAGAATGAATTGTTGCATATTACTCTCCccaaaaaaggtagaaaatttTCCAGATACCAAACAGTAATGAGAATTGAGGCAAAGTTGAAAAGGATCCTGATAAAATCCTGAGGAAGCAATCTGCCTGTGGAATAAGAATGTCCACATAAGGTGTTAAATGTGATGTGTCTAACGGGAGGAAGATGTCACACCTGCCTACTTAACCTCCTGATGTTGACTGATCTGACCCCATAACGTGGTCCCTGAAGATGGGACTACTGTGTAAAACCCTGTTCTTTTCTGCAGGACCGAGCAAGCCTGCAGCTTACATTTTCCCCTTTAAGTGAAACAGGAAGTCTGCAGCCAAGTTGGAGAGTGAACACACATCTCCTGTGCTCCAGTTGAAATTGGTTTTCTAAAGACCATCTTTTGCCTCCCCTAAAGTTAAGAATCTCATTcaggcttcattttctttatagtTTTATGACTTCAGCCTTTCATATACCGAAACCGTTCATGACTCACGTCAACTGATACCTATGCAGACAGGTGAGGCACAGTGAGAACGGCTCCTCTCTGCAACATGTGCAGATTGCCTAGCAGCGTGCTGAGTGGAGCACTGATCAAAGGCAGCACAGTGGGGCTGAGGAGCATCAGTGACATGTCAGCTGTGCTCCCAGTATCACGGCTAGCATCCAGAGAAGGCTggaacagcagaagaaagggaggaggcaggaaggaCAGAGGCGCTCAACTTCAATGCGAAGTTGTTTGATTCAGAGCTGGAGGATTTACCTTATGTATCTTCAGCCATAAATATTCTTCCCTCAGAAAGTTTCACAAACAAGGTTACATCATGACATCTGATGTGTAATCTTTACAGAGTGattattctgcattttgagCATTTTGCTCTTTCATTATCTTGTCTAATTGCATGCATTTGCCTACACCAGAAGGAATCATCTTAGGACATCAGACATAGTCATTACAAGGATAAACTTAGGTGAGGTAGAGAACTAAGATACTCTGAGATCACAGGAATATTCTTGCTAGCTAAAGATGATTCATCAGGAAATGTTAATGTAGGGTCACAGTAATATTCAGGTGAGAAGCACAAACAAGCTGGATTTGTTTGTCTCAAACCTAGCTTTCAGTATTTGAGGTTTTTGCCTTAGTTCTTTATGGTGATTTTAACTTTTGGGTAAGATTGTCCTGAACCAGTCATTAAAGCAAACTAGCGAAAGAGATCTAGCACTGCATTTATCCTAGTCAATACAACGCAAACACGACTGTAAGTAGATTCATCCAAAGACAGACCAGTGGGTTCACATGACTCAATAAATACCTTACACCTTCATTGCTTTGCTGAACACTATTAACTTACCCCCAAACTTCTTAATTCTGGGCTGGCAGGGAAAGTGCACAGTTGATAGGGGCAGATATGGTGCAGTTTCCATACATCGAGGGACAGCTGTGCTCCTGTCAAGACTGCATAAGGAAGGAAATGTATCTTCTAAAAGGACTGCACTACTTCAGCTTTCCCAAAGATAGTTGTGCTCTGTGCTACATGCTATTAGCACTTCATGGATTCATTCACAGTAGGAAAGAATCTTGAACCAAATGGTGTTGGACTCGTGACCAAAGGACTAACTCAAGAGTCTTCGGGTCTGGCTGGGTTGTCTAAATTGACCTGGAATGGCTAcatatttcttactttttttcctcctggctaCACAGGCAATTTTCTATGCCAAAACGACCAGTGTCCTAGACataaaattcaataaaattaaAGTGCTCAGTCATAGAGCTTGTTCTGCACAAACTATTGCCAAACATGAGGCAGATGAGCCTCTTCATGTAATATTAAACCTCTCAGCACTCACATTATCCCACCTCAGAAGAGTTATGATACCATATGAAAAACACCATCCATATGAAGAAAAACTTTCAGTCCTTtacttcaatatttttaaaaccgTCGACATGAAAAGCAACTTTAACGCAACAGGGTGACGACAGGTTATATATAGCATGTAAAACTGAAGCCACACAGAGTTATTAAAGCCGCACTCCCTCACCTCCCTAGCTGTACCTTCACGTGAGGCCCGGGCAGGAGGACACCTGGCTCCCGGAGGCGCCATGATGGCTCCCAACGCTCTCGACCCCGGCCTGGCCCCGCTGCCCACCGGGCTCCGCCGCCACtgccgccgctcccgcccgcccgTGACGCTCCCCACGGCGGCGCCCGCCGGAAGCGCGGCCCGATCTGAGGGGAGCCGGCGGTACCTCCGTGCGCATGCGGTGCCGCCACCGCCgtcgccccgccccgcggcgcATGCTCGACGGGAGTATCGCGGAGCAGCGCGGCAGCCGCCGCGGCGTGGTTCCCCTTTgaccccgccgccgccgccgccatggtGCTGGAGAGCCTGGCCCGCATCGTCAAGGTCCAGCTGCCCGCGTACCTCAAGCGCCTGCCGCTGCCCGAGAGCGTCGGCGGCTTCCTCCGCCTCACAGGTAagggggagcggcggggcccggAGCCCTTTCCCGCTTGTGCGGCCCCGCGGCTTGAGTGGGGAGcacggcggggccgggccgggcagcGCGGTTCTGCCCGGAGCCTGGCGTCTGCCTGGGCGCCGGCACATGCCCCGGGCCTGTCCCCTGTCTGGCTGCGATTTCCACTTCTGGCTCCGGGCATTGCTCGCTTTTTGCCGACTCTGCTGAACCAGTTATCTGTTACAGAAGGGAGGAGGCCAAACTTTGAATTACCGTTAAACTGTTTGAGCAGGAAAATTATCCGTCAGGACGTTTAAGATGTCCTATGAGGTAGATGATAACCGTCAGAGTAAAATGTAGTGGTAAAATGTACCAGGCTCCTCGGCCCGAGCTTCTTTGCACTGTACTTAAAATTCCTCTCTGTGCAAGTATCAGCAAGTCGGAGGCTGTGCACGcagagaaaatgtgattttagcTGAAAGCTTAAACCGCTGCCTCTTCATTTGCTTAAAAGTTTACAGAGCTCGTCTATACTGAGAGAAAAAACCACACCAACCTGTTTCTGGGAGTCTGTTACATACGTAATGTTGGGGGGGTATTTAATAGTTTTTATAACTATATTCAGagtgagggagagaaaatatctACTCATTAATCATAGCCCTATCACACAGTGAACAGGAAAGAACtacgagggtggtgaggcacaggcagatgttgcccagagaagctgtggctgccccatccctggcagtgttcaaggccaggttggacgggactttgagcaacctggtctagtgggaggtatccctgcccatggcaggggggtggaactaggtgAACCTTGACGTGCCTTCTgatccaaaccattctatgattctatgaaatgctagcaaattctttatgtggtCAGTGCATGTCAGTGCTTTGCGAACTGGAGCTATCTGAGCCCAAGCTCATCTGCGGTAATACAGGCAGAACCTGAAGTAGCGTCAAATGACAAAATTAGTTGGGTGATAATAAACAAGAGGAATGCTCTAACAGAAACtctctggaaacagaaaaagtctTCTAAGTGCAGAATCAACCTTAGTTATTTATCTTGCAGCAATAAGATATATGACTTTAATAGTGCTGGAAAGTGATTCAATGTAGAACAGGcacaatttatttaaaaccaggTTTGGGTAGTTTTCCAGCATGTTCATGCTGCTTGTAAACGTAAGGTTTCATTATCTTTCCCACGACAAGGAGACCTGATTTAAATGAACCGTTCTTTCCCTACAACTACTCTCTCATCAGAGCATGCTGTTAATTATATTTACCAAATAGAGAAATCAAGCTGCTACAAAGCTAGGAGGCAGGGGATACAGTAAGCTACAGAACAATGGAGCTTCTCATATTCCTAGCGTTTGGCAGTTTCCCACTTAAGTCATTGCCCTTTTAACCACAAGTCGTACTTAAAATTAGTTAAGCTTGAGTTTAATCTCTTCTTGCTTCACTTGTCCAAACATGCATTTCTGTAACAGGATTATTTGTGCAGCCTCTGTATCACACTACATAGTAGTGAATATAATTTATTCTGTAAACCTCTTGTCAgaacttttccttttgtaataGAATGATCACTGGGGAGAACTGGTTTGATGTCATGTTATTTAGCCCATTGACAGGTACTGCCTTGAATTTGGAGGGAGGGCAAGAGACAAACAACTGAAACCTCAAGTGGAGACCAAACATAAAATATCAGTTGCAAAAATATTGAATAAAGGCAAAAGAAGGAACCAAgtcagaaattactttgaaacCTGATGGATTTAAGGAGcatacctgaaagaaaaaagtccacAGCCTCTAGTTCTGAGTGGTTTCTTTGACTGGTGCTGTGCTAAACACTCAGAAAAGTGGAAAGAGatgtataattaaaaatacatagcCATAGAGACAACACTTTTACactcttttcatattttttcaataGTCAGATGACTAATATCTGCTGTCACACTTATATATTTTCCTCTTAGGGTGGATATGAatgaaaatggaggaaaaaacagcaaaactgtaCAAGGTGCTTAAAGTTATGGCATAGGGTAAGTGCAACGTGGCGAGGCTTTTCAAAAGGGAACCATAGGATGCCATATCCTAGGCACCTAAATTAATAAGGGATTCTCTCTCAGTGCTTAAGTTATTGAAAGTCATTGAAACCTCATTGCTCATTGGAAGAGTCTTGTGCTTACCTGCACTCAGAGCTGCTGTCAGTCTAAGTTTGTTCTGAGAAAACCAGATTGCTTTAGCAAGTGTTGTCTCTTCTGTATTGTTGTTCTGATCTGGTTTCTCCTGTCCTAAAGCCATAAGCCTTTAAGAGCAAGGGATTCCCAATTCTGGGAGTTACTCTGCAGCAGCAACTTACAGGATCATATCTGTTGAATTACCATTACTGCAGACTATTAGAAAATAGGGAAGATTAGATTAATATTCTCTTTCGTGTTTACTACTACAAATTAGAGGGGTGTATTCTTTGGCAAATGGCATATCAGACATGTCAAGcattctttgcttctttttggaAAGTGGGAAATAATATTGATCTTAAAAGATTTAAAGTGCATCAGTATTTGTCCTTTGGTGGCATCTACTGAGCTTAGTCATGGACCAGCACCATAAAACACTCGCTAGCATAGACGTTGTTCGCAAAGGCAGGCCAGAACCCTTCTGTAGACCTTCATTAGCTTCCCGGCTGATGCAACTTCAATTCATGTAGTGCATCAGTTGTAGAAACAACAGACCAAAAGCGCAGGGAGAATCCTTTCATGTAGGATATTGTATAGTGTGCTGATAAAAATCTTGAGACGCCTGTTGTCTATCGTAACCTCACCAAATCACAATGGAAAATTGCTTGCTTGGAGAGAGGAAGACTGTTAACAGGAATGCAAGACTCCTGAAGCGAAAAGCaatgagggaggaaggaaagaatgtTTGACCTTGGTTTTGAACGTGGATATCCAAATTgtcactctgctgctgctcagagcctCTTTCAGTTTCTCTTGTCATAGCTGCTTTACCCTTCCCTTCTCAAGTTCACTGAAATGAACAGTGTTGTCTCATTCTGGTGTCGGTTTTTATCCTGGTACGCCATTAAAACAGCATAGACGTTCACGTTAAACTAGCATGTGGTCATAATTTCAAGGTTTATGTAAGAATCTTGATGCTGTGCTTCTTTCCGTAACTATGACATGGTCCTGTGTGGGCTGTCTTATATTTGGCCTACATGTTAAGAGGCACTTTAATGTCACAAGCTGCCAGGCAAGATGACAGTTCTGTAGATCATTTTTTACAGTACTGAGGGAAAGAAGGGCAAAACCATGATAACAGAGTCTTCAGAACCCATTTGAACCATGAAATTGTCATTTGCAGAGTGGCTTGCTAACCTACCCATagctttggctttttatttatttagtgtgCTATGTCACTAAAAGGACTGTCACCTCTCTACCTTCGTAAGCTGATAGACATGGTAAAGTGTTGTGTGGAACCCTTTGTGTTTAGTTTGTGTAGCAAAGAGAGCACCCTTAAGAGACCCAggcaaataacagaaaatagaatAGAACTGCTTATTAATTCTGAAGATAATGTAATTGAGTAAGTGAGGAATCTCAACAGTTTCGAGAACACACAATCACAGTTccaattttcattttgactgGTAGCTAATACTTGTTAAAAGTTTGGCTTGCAGTTGAGCTGTTACTATAAGAAGCTGCTTTTGGGTCTGCATTCTGTGGTCATTTCCACAGGAATTAGCTAAAACATAAATCAGAATGAAAGATGCCAAAGGAGTATTTGGTGAAAGACAAGCAGGGACCACTTGCTTTGATTTGATTCTCAGTGGCTGGCCAGTCCCTTTCTGTTCATAGTGTAcgtgtttcttatttttttggACTTGCTACTGTTGgactaaaataaagaaaacctcTTCTGGAAAATGTAACTGACCTGTGGTCCATGGCTTCAGCTTCTTGGAATTCTCTGAGCATTCCTGTTCTAGTGACGTTCCTGATACTTTCCAGGACTTACCTTTGGGACTGGTCTCTGTCTAACCAAATCAAGTTGGAAGACTAACCTCTTCGATACTCTGCTCTCCATTTCTGGCTTCAAAGACTGCCTCTTGCCACACAGCAGAACTGATAAGGAATCTCCAGAATCACTGTAATTGCTGAATTCTGAGTTAtcagctgtgaaaataaacagtCTTGTGAATTGCCTTGCATCTGCTTCAGAAAGGTATGAATGGCTTCAAAAACACCGAGCAGCTTACAGCTGTAGAAAGATATCATTGCATTAGTTTGGGTGAAgcttttctccccatccctgtccaCCCAGTCTGAAGATCTGTGACTTTTTAACTTTGTAGCAGTATCTTGTCTCTCTTGCCATAGAAGCACAGTCATGttgatttttcagtaaaaagtaTGAGCTTCTGGCAGTCTTGGCAATAACAAGTCAGTTTATGATTAGTGCACACATTGGTATAACTGTGCGCTTTCCAAAGACTCCCACATTAGAAACATGTAAAGAAATTATTGGCTAGTGAGGACAAAACTCTTTTTCAACAGTTAGCATgatacaaatattaaataataaccATGATAAATAATATCCTTGCACTTCctattcctgtttgtttctaaTTCCCTTTCTAAGAGGTTGCAGCTATCATATTCCTGTTTCATTTGGATGAACCCAACTGGTTATGAGTCTCCTATAGACATGACTACTGCTCTGATTTTGATGTCATATCAGGGAGTTTCAAGCTGTATTGAGATGCCACTTGCTGTTTAGTTGCTGGTCTCTTTTAATGATGCTTAATACTGATATGAGACATCTCCTTTTTGTGTGTCAGTTTTAGCTCAGTTGTATTCATCGCACACTTGGTAAGTGCCCTGTTTCTGGTTATGCTATGCCTGTTGGAGTGTCTGCTCTGTCTTTGGAGTTCAGAGCAGCTTTGTAGAGACCCACCTCTTTGCCACCAGTCAAGTTAGATATTCaatttggaaattttttttcaataaccaaatatttttactcTCTTCTAAAGTAAGTTCCAAGTCAATCTTTCACGTAAGGTCAGAAAGTGCATTTGGATTCTTATTGACATGTTCTTCTGGCACAGTAATGGTAGAAAAGACAAACAGGCACTACTGTCCAGGAAATTCAGTACTTCATGTAACTGAAAAAGTTTAAGTATCTCAATGTTAATTGTTTAATGATTTAGGGCTTACAGCTTGTTGCAGGAactgagaaaagagagaaggattAGTCTGTTGCATTAACTCTTAGCAAATTTTGTCAGTTGTTGTGCATAGGGACCACTGTAAGTGCAGGTGTGGAAAGACTACTGAAAGTTCTTGCGGCGCCTTTATCATTTACATGGTTGTGGTGCATTGCATTCAATGCATTCtccagaaattcagaaaaatgtgttctCCTTTATTGCACCATGGTACTTAAATTACACTGGAGTATTGTCACAACATGTTTTGCTGGAAAAGTGGATCCACCTTCAATATATATAGATCTTAAGTGAGGCGCTGATGAATTAAGAAGTCCAGTAAGTCTTCTCTCACCAGTATGTCTGGAAGATTTATAATGATATAGCAAGGCAGCTAAGTCTGCAGAGGATACTTGAATGTCTTACCTGTTCTTAAAAGAAGTTCCTCAGCTTGGTAAAAAACAACTTTCTGTGGCTTGACTTACCTGATCTCAGGACACTTTCTTTGTGTATTGTAGAAATTGGTTGCAGATCCCTGAGCAAACAGAACTCTGAAagata
The window above is part of the Strigops habroptila isolate Jane chromosome 7, bStrHab1.2.pri, whole genome shotgun sequence genome. Proteins encoded here:
- the UBE2D3 gene encoding ubiquitin-conjugating enzyme E2 D3 isoform X2, which translates into the protein MRARLSSTMAAAAAGSKGNHAAAAAALLRDTPVEHAPRGGATAVAAPHAHGGTAGSPQIGPRFRRAPPWGASRAGGSGGSGGGARWAAGPGRGRERWEPSWRLREPGVLLPGPHVKVQLGRHSLSSGLQVNYSTACFQT